The genome window CGGGGTCCGCCCACCCGCAGGAGCAGCCGCACCACCTCCCGGTCGAGGAGCACGAAGTCCCCCACGTCCTGCTCGAGGCCGGTGCCCGCCAGCAGGGTGACCAGGCGGCGGAAGAGCGCGGCCGAGCGCCGCTTGAACCAGGTGTCCGGGCGGCGGGTGCGCCGCACCCCGTGGACCACCGAGAAGCCCTCCCGCCAGCGCTCGACCATCTCCGGCACGATCTCCGGCGGGTCCTGCAGGTCGGCGTCGAGGATCACCACCGCGTCCCCCCGCGCCCGCTCGAGCCCGGCCAGGAGGGCGGCCTGCTGGCCGAAGCGGCGCAGGAGGCGCACCAGCACCAGGCGGGGGTCCCGGCCCCGGAGGGCCTGCATCACCGCCCAGGTGTCGTCCTCGCTGCCGTCGTCCACCAGGACCACCTCGATCCGCGCCGGGCCCTCCTCCTCCAGCCGATCGAGGATCGGCGAGAGGCGGGCCCAGAGGGCGGGCAGGGCCGCGGCCTCCTCGTTGGCGGGGATCACGACCGAGATCCTCGCTCGCGTCCCCTGCCCCTCCCGGGCCGATCGTCGTCCAGCGCTCATGGTCCGAGAGGAGAGGCTAGACGCCCAGGGGGTGGCCTCACAAGCCCGGAGGGAGGGTTCCCGAACGCGACGCAGCGCGTCTTTCTTCGAGATCCGGGCCGGTGCTACTGCCATGGGCACGTTCGGTCGAACGAATTCAGGGGGGAGGAACCGCCACAGGGCGTGGCGCTTTCGACCACCGCAACCACCATGGATTGGAGAACTTCTCGATGAAGAAGATGATCTTCGTTGCCCTCGCCGCCTTCGCCTTCATTCCGACCTCGGCCTTCGCCGCCAACTACGGCATGGCCGGCTGCGGTCTCGGCTCCATCGTCTTCGGCAGCGACCCGGGCTTCATGCAGGTCTTCGCCGCCACCACCAACGGCACCTTCGCCAGCCAGACTTTCGGCATCACCACCGGCACCTCCAACTGCACCGACGGCGGCGCCGTCGTCCGCGGCCAGGAGCAGAAGGCCTTCGTGGAGGCCAACTACGCCCAGCTCTCCCGCGACACCGCCCGCGGCGAGGGTGAGTACCTGGCCGCCTTCTCCACCCTCCTGGGCTGCAAGGTCGAGAAGCAGAACGAGGTCTTCGTCCGCTCGCAGGCCTCCCACGACCAGATCTTCCAGAGCGAGGCCAACCCGGATCAGGTGATCCAGGGCTTCAAGGCCGCCCTCTCGGCGGACGAGAAGCTCGCCGCCTCCTGCAAGCTCTAGAAGCTGCACCACTCCTCCCCTCTCCCCTCGCGGGGAGAGGGGTCGGATCGAGGGGCCTGGCGAGAGTCGCCGGGCCCTTTGCTTTTTTCACCCCTTTCCTCTTTAGCTTCACCCCGATGCGCCCCGCCCTCGTCGCCCTCCTCCTGGCCGCCCTCGCCTCGCCGGCGGCCGCCGCGCCCACCCTCGACGCCCTCGTCGAGCGGGCCGGGAAGGAGGAGCTGCACCTCCTGCGCGGCTGGCAGCGCCTCGGCCACTGGCGCCCGACCCGGAGCGGCGGCTTCGTCTCCGACGTCGACGGCCCGGACTTCTTCCTCGCGAAGGGGGGCGCGCGCGATCCGGCGGCCGAGCTCTCGGCCACCCTGCGGGCCCTCTTCGAGGCCGGCCCGCCCGAGGACCTCACCCCCGAGGCCAGGAAGGGCTGGCGCCACCCCCAGTGCCGCTTCCCCGCCCGCCTGGCCTTCCTCTCCGGGCTCCTCCCCCTGGCGGAGGCGGGCCTGCCTCGCGTGCGCTGCCCCACCCTGGAGACCTGGGTCGAGACCCTCGATCCGGGCGGCGCGACCCTGGTCTTCGCCGCCTCCTACCTCAACAGCCCCGCCTCGATGTACGGCCACACCTTCCTGCGCGTGGACCGCGCGGACGGGGGCCCCGAGCTCCTCTCCTACGCGGTCTCCTACGCAGCGGTGCCCTGGACCGAGTTCCCTCCCCTCTACGCCATCCTCGGGCTGACCGGCGGCTTCCCCGGCCGCTTCACCTCCTCGCCCTACTACCTGCAGGTGCAGACCTACTCCGAGGTCGAGTTCCGCGACATCTGGGAGTACGAGCTCTCGCTGACGCCGCGCCAGGTGCGGCAGCTGGTGCTCCACGCCTGGGAGCTCGGGCAGACCTTCATCGACTACTGGTTCCTCGACGAGAACTGCTCCTTCCACCTCCTGGCCCTCATCGAGGCGGCGGTGCCCGAGGTGCGGCTCACCGATCGCTTCAACCTCTACACCGTGCCCATCGACACGGCGCGGGCCCTGCTCGAGCAAGCCGGCCTGGTACGGGCGATCCGCCGCCGCCCCTCCCACGTCGCCCGGATGCAGGCCCGCCGCGAGCAGCTCGGCGACGACGAGTGGCGCCTGGTCGAGGCGATCGTCCGCGAGGGCCTCGCCTCCCGGCGGGAGGCGCTCTCGGCGCTGCCCGAGGCCCGCCAGGCCCTCGTCCTCGACTCGGCCCACGACCTCTTCGTCTACCGGCGCGGCCTCCACGATCGCTTCGGTGAGCGGGCCGACACCCCGAAGCGAAGGGCCGAGCGGGCCGAGGTCGACGCCCTGGTCCTCGCCCGGGCGAAGCTCCGCCTGCCCACTCCGGAGACGCCGCTCCCGCCCCCGGTGCGGCCCGACCACGGCCACGACTCGGCCCGGCTGGCCGGCGACGTCGGCCTCGACGGCGGTGGCCCCTTCCTCCGCGCCATGGTGCGGCCCGCCTACCACGACCCCACGGACCCGCAGGAGGGCTTCGACGCCGACACCGCCCTGGAGTTCTTCGCGACCCGGGCGGAGCTGCGGCCTCACCTCGCGCCGGATCCCGACGCCCTCCTCCTCTCGATGGATCTGATCCGCATCTCCTCGCTGACGCCGGTCGGCCGCTGGATCCGCCAGCCCTCCTGGCGCATCCGCTGGTCCGGGGGGATCCCCCTCGACCGCCCCTGCCGGGAGTGGCGCTGCGCGGAGGTGCGCCTCGACGGCGGACCCGGCGTCGCCTGGCGGCCCTTCGGCGACGCCCGCTACACCCTGGCCGCCTACGCCGACCTCGACCTCGCCCTCACCCCCGGCCTCCCCGCCTGGGGGCGCCTGGGCGCCCGCGTGGAGGGGGCCGCCTTCATGAGCCCCACCCGCGCCTGGCGCTCGGTGGTCCGCCTCTCCTACCGCCACGATCTGGTCGGCGGTGACGACCCCACCCGCCGCGGCGCGATCCGCACGACCCTCGAGCAGGCGCTCCGCATCAGCGAGCACCACACCCTGCGCCTCGCCCTCGAGCTCGACGACGAGCGGGTGAGCGCCCGGATCGGCTTCGCCCAGTACTTCTGACGCGGCGGCGCGATTCAGGCGACCCGCTGGGAGGCGCCGGCGCTGACCCGCAGCTTGGGCTCCCGGTGGAAGTTCACCAGCTTCAGGCCGGCGGCCTCGACGGCCTCGGCGGCCTCCTTGCTGCAGAGGAATTCGAGCTCCTCCTCGCGCTTCTGGAGGTAGTCGTCGCAGAAGATCAGCTCGGCATCGACCTCACCCGGGTGCACCATCCACTCGGTGAGGCCGGCGGGGAGGTCGGCGAGGCGCCCGACGGCGTCCTCGAGGTCCCCCCGCGAGCGGAAGCCGGCGCCCAGGAAGCAGTCGGCGGTCTGCAGGCCGCGATCGGCCAGGCGCCCGTAGTGCAGGCGGCCGAAGCCGATGAAGCCCAGCTCCCGCGCCGACGCGATGCCCGCCGGCGCCGCGCGACCGCCCAGACCCGCCGGGCAGCGCACGGTGCGGACGCCCCGCTGCTCCGCCGCCGCGGCGACGGCGTCGAAGAGCAGGGGAAGCAGGTGGATGTGGCGGTGGCCGTCGACGTGGCTCGGCTGGATGCCGGCCCGCTCGAGGCGCTCGAACTGGGCGTCGATCTCCCGCCGCAGCTCGCTGCGGACGATGCGGCCCGAGAGGAGGCGCAGGGAGAAGGCCCGGTAGCCGTGGAAGCGGCCGCGGTCGTCGACCAGGCTCCGGACCTGGTCGGCCGGTGAGACCGGCGAGCCGTCGGTGAGGTTCAGGTGCAGGCCGACGCTCATCCCCGGCCGCGCGTGAGCGATCTTCACGGCCTCCTCGAAGCCGGTGAGGTTCGCGAGGAGCGAGGCGGAGGTGACCAGACCCTCGTCGTAGGCGCGAGCGATCCCCCGGGACACTCCGGCGGTCATGCCGAAGTCATCTGCATTCACGACGAGCTGGCGATTCATGCGGGTCGCCTGCTGCACCGCCCGTGCCACGCCCCCGGCGGGGGCCCCGATTCGAGGAAAAGCGCTGGCCCCGGGCGGGCTTGCAGTGGTCTGACCCAATTCGGCGGGTGCGTAGCCGGCGACGCACCCGATCCGCTGGCGTGTAGGCGACTACTCACCTGGGATCAGGGGTCTGACCACTGCCCGGAGTTGCGCCAGGTGGTCGACTCCACCGGGGATCTTTGATTTAGGGTCGCTTCCGATGCTCGAGACCGTCTCCAGAGGATTCCGCGCCGCCAAGCACCGCCTGTCGGGCAAGGCGGAGATCACCGACCAGAGCATCAGCGAGGCCGTCCGGGACATCCGGGTGGCGCTCCTCGAGGCCGACGTCGATCTGAAGGTCGCCAAGGCCTTCGTCGCCCGGGTGAAGGAGAAGGCCCTCGGAGAGGTCGTCCAGGTCAAGACGAAGGGGAAGAAGGGGGCGATGCAAGTCTCCCCCGGCGACCACTTCATCAAGATCTGCCACGACGAGCTCGAGGCCCTGATGGGCCCGGTGGAGCCGGGCCTGGCCTTCGCCTCCAAGGGCCCCACCAAGGTGATGATGGTGGGCCTCCAGGGCTCGGGCAAGACGACCACCGCCGCGAAGCTCGCCCGCCGCCTCAAGGAGGAGGGCAAGAGCGTGCTGCTGGTGGCCGCCGACATCTACCGCCCCGCGGCGGTCGATCAGCTGCAGCAGCTCGGCGCGCGCCTCTCGATCCCGGTCCACCACACCCCGGACACGGCCCCCCCGGTCCTCTGCGAGCAGGCCCTCGAGCTGGCGAAGAAGCAGAAGACCGACGTGGTCATCTTCGACACCGCCGGTCGGCTGGCCATCGACGAGCCGATGATGGCCGAGCTGGAGGCGGTGAAGTCCCGGACCCGGCCCGAGAACATCCTGCTCGTCTGCGACGCGATGATCGGCCAGGACGCCGTGCGGACGGCGGCCACCTTCGACGAGCGCCTCGACCTCACCGGCTTCGTGATGACCAAGCTCGACGGCGACGCCCGTGGTGGCGCCGCGCTGTCGATCAAGGATGTCACCGGCAAGCCGATCAAGTACCTCGGCCTCGGCGAGGGCCTCGACAAGCTCGAGGACTTCCGCCCCGAGGGCCTCGCGTCCCGCATCCTGGGCTTCGGCGACATCGTCGGCCTGATGCAGGACTTCGAGACCCACGTCGACGAGGAGGAGGCCGAGCGCGACGCCGGGAAGATCCTCTCGGGGAACTTCGACCTCGACGACTTCGTCAAGCAGATCCAGACCCTGCAGAAGATGGGCTCGCTCTCGGACCTGCTCGAGAAGTTCCCTCTCTTCGGGCAGCTCCCGGAGGGCTTCTCCATCGATGACCGGGAGCTCCTCCGGGTCAAGGCGATGGTCGGCTCGATGACCCGCAAGGAGCGCGCCCACCCCGAGATCATCGACACCTCACGCATCAAGCGGGTGGCGAAGGGCTCGGGCACCAAGGAGGCCGACGTGAAGGGCCTCCTCGACCGCTTCAAGGGGATGCGGGACATCTTCAAGAAGCTCGGCCCCGACGGCAGCCTCGGGCTCCTCGGCAACCTGCCGGGCCTCAAGAACCTCGCCATGCTCAAGCAGCTCAAGGGCCAGGAGGCGGAGCTCGCCGGCCTCTTCGGCGGCCCCGGCGGCCCGGGCGGCTCGCCCTTCGGCCTCCCGCAGCTCGGCGGCCCGATGGCCATGGGCCCGGACGGCCCGGTGCCGACCGGCCCCATGACCCAGGCCGAGATCGACCGCGCCCGCCGCTACGGCTGGCAGGAGCAGGGCGTCCCCAAGTCGATGAGCAAGTCCGAGCGCAACAAGCGCGACAAGAAGCGCAAGGACGCGAAGAAGGCCCGCAAGCAGGCCCGGAAGCGCAAGCGCTAGTGAATCGAGGCGCAGCCCGAGCGTCCCTCAGTCGAGAAAGGACGATGATGAACCACCGCACCCTCCCTCGCTGGCTCCCCGCGTGCCTCGCCACCGGCCTGCTCGCCCTGGCGCAACCGGTCCTCGCCCAGGACGGCGCCTTCGTCCCCTCCGAGTACGAGGAGGGCATCGAGGCCGCCCACCAGGCCGGTGACGGCGAGCACGTCCTGACCGTGCAGAAGATCACCAGCCAGATCGAGAACCTGAACACCGGCAAGATCACGGTCGCCAGCGTGACCCAGCTGCTCGACTGCAAGACCGGGAAGCTGGTCACCCAGAGCCGCTGCGACCCCTGCGAGTACAACGTCGCCGAGTGGCCGAAGCGCCCCCTCGACACCTGGTTCGTCGAGCGCTCCTGGGCCGGCGGCTCCCACGTGGCCCGCGAGCAGGCCCGCATGCAGATGGAGCACTTCACCCGCTACTTCAAGCTCGCGCCCGCCGACGGCGTCGAGCACCAGGGCTTCACCTACGCCTTCTGGTCCTTCGACGGCCGG of Deltaproteobacteria bacterium contains these proteins:
- a CDS encoding glycosyltransferase family 2 protein, translating into MIPANEEAAALPALWARLSPILDRLEEEGPARIEVVLVDDGSEDDTWAVMQALRGRDPRLVLVRLLRRFGQQAALLAGLERARGDAVVILDADLQDPPEIVPEMVERWREGFSVVHGVRRTRRPDTWFKRRSAALFRRLVTLLAGTGLEQDVGDFVLLDREVVRLLLRVGGPRAFLRGEVAWAGFQHCAVPYDREPRVAGATKYSLRKMTALALDGLTSLTFLPLRLVALLGLGVLGVALGIGLLAGEATTAWLTALAGLQLLGLGLLGEYVGRLHERSLGRPTYLIERVEPPETYGELGQAAEEGLAGVRRGTKR
- a CDS encoding DUF3015 domain-containing protein; this encodes MKKMIFVALAAFAFIPTSAFAANYGMAGCGLGSIVFGSDPGFMQVFAATTNGTFASQTFGITTGTSNCTDGGAVVRGQEQKAFVEANYAQLSRDTARGEGEYLAAFSTLLGCKVEKQNEVFVRSQASHDQIFQSEANPDQVIQGFKAALSADEKLAASCKL
- a CDS encoding DUF4105 domain-containing protein, giving the protein MRPALVALLLAALASPAAAAPTLDALVERAGKEELHLLRGWQRLGHWRPTRSGGFVSDVDGPDFFLAKGGARDPAAELSATLRALFEAGPPEDLTPEARKGWRHPQCRFPARLAFLSGLLPLAEAGLPRVRCPTLETWVETLDPGGATLVFAASYLNSPASMYGHTFLRVDRADGGPELLSYAVSYAAVPWTEFPPLYAILGLTGGFPGRFTSSPYYLQVQTYSEVEFRDIWEYELSLTPRQVRQLVLHAWELGQTFIDYWFLDENCSFHLLALIEAAVPEVRLTDRFNLYTVPIDTARALLEQAGLVRAIRRRPSHVARMQARREQLGDDEWRLVEAIVREGLASRREALSALPEARQALVLDSAHDLFVYRRGLHDRFGERADTPKRRAERAEVDALVLARAKLRLPTPETPLPPPVRPDHGHDSARLAGDVGLDGGGPFLRAMVRPAYHDPTDPQEGFDADTALEFFATRAELRPHLAPDPDALLLSMDLIRISSLTPVGRWIRQPSWRIRWSGGIPLDRPCREWRCAEVRLDGGPGVAWRPFGDARYTLAAYADLDLALTPGLPAWGRLGARVEGAAFMSPTRAWRSVVRLSYRHDLVGGDDPTRRGAIRTTLEQALRISEHHTLRLALELDDERVSARIGFAQYF
- a CDS encoding ChbG/HpnK family deacetylase, with the protein product MNRQLVVNADDFGMTAGVSRGIARAYDEGLVTSASLLANLTGFEEAVKIAHARPGMSVGLHLNLTDGSPVSPADQVRSLVDDRGRFHGYRAFSLRLLSGRIVRSELRREIDAQFERLERAGIQPSHVDGHRHIHLLPLLFDAVAAAAEQRGVRTVRCPAGLGGRAAPAGIASARELGFIGFGRLHYGRLADRGLQTADCFLGAGFRSRGDLEDAVGRLADLPAGLTEWMVHPGEVDAELIFCDDYLQKREEELEFLCSKEAAEAVEAAGLKLVNFHREPKLRVSAGASQRVA
- the ffh gene encoding signal recognition particle protein; amino-acid sequence: MLETVSRGFRAAKHRLSGKAEITDQSISEAVRDIRVALLEADVDLKVAKAFVARVKEKALGEVVQVKTKGKKGAMQVSPGDHFIKICHDELEALMGPVEPGLAFASKGPTKVMMVGLQGSGKTTTAAKLARRLKEEGKSVLLVAADIYRPAAVDQLQQLGARLSIPVHHTPDTAPPVLCEQALELAKKQKTDVVIFDTAGRLAIDEPMMAELEAVKSRTRPENILLVCDAMIGQDAVRTAATFDERLDLTGFVMTKLDGDARGGAALSIKDVTGKPIKYLGLGEGLDKLEDFRPEGLASRILGFGDIVGLMQDFETHVDEEEAERDAGKILSGNFDLDDFVKQIQTLQKMGSLSDLLEKFPLFGQLPEGFSIDDRELLRVKAMVGSMTRKERAHPEIIDTSRIKRVAKGSGTKEADVKGLLDRFKGMRDIFKKLGPDGSLGLLGNLPGLKNLAMLKQLKGQEAELAGLFGGPGGPGGSPFGLPQLGGPMAMGPDGPVPTGPMTQAEIDRARRYGWQEQGVPKSMSKSERNKRDKKRKDAKKARKQARKRKR